The following proteins are encoded in a genomic region of Coffea eugenioides isolate CCC68of chromosome 6, Ceug_1.0, whole genome shotgun sequence:
- the LOC113773845 gene encoding transcription factor bHLH18-like → MTIEREAMANDVVDNSANSWLLDLELESPFLNDQYSQIMNFFDEDLPAAFGDDFQSPLSRECSSPTCFPTIIQGSSSSSSLCVSSIVMAPPLVVTERPAKQRKPNGCTLSNTHTMFNFDQASSSPVILTFGNPNVPDISFEQVSLGNLYPEDEVVSGVLASHGSFVNHVGVAAKATAVRTKAKKPGSSTRPPSKSYDHIAAERKRREQLSQQFIALSAMVPGLKKMDKTSVLGDAIKYLKYLQERVNTLEEKTTKQTVESVVLVKKSQGLLAEDEGSSDETANTIDQLSLPEIEVKVCDKKVLLRIRYGNQTGLLTKFICKVEKLNLTVTNTSVAQFRDLALDITIIAEMDKEFNLTAKELARCLQSALLPVEFLGKQTNNG, encoded by the exons ATGACAATAGAGCGAGAAG CCATGGCCAATGATGTCGTGGACAATTCAGCAAATTCATGGCTCTTGGATCTG GAATTGGAGAGCCCATTTCTAAATGATCAATATTCTCAAATTATGAACTTCTTCGATGAAGACTTACCTGCTGCATTTGGAGATGACTTCCAAAGCCCCCTGTCTCGAGAATGCAGCTCACCTACATGTTTTCCCACCATTATTCAAGGAAGCAGCTCCAGCTCCAGCTTGTGTGTATCTTCAATAGTGATGGCGCCGCCTCTGGTAGTGACCGAAAGACCAGCTAAACAGCGCAAGCCTAATGGCTGCACGTTATCCAACACCCATACCATGTTtaatttcgatcaagcttcttCTTCCCCAGTCATCCTCACTTTTGGGAATCCAAATGTGCCAGATATAAGTTTTGAACAAGTGAGTCTAGGAAACTTGTACCCTGAGGATGAAGTAGTGTCTGGGGTATTGGCAtcccatggttcatttgtaaatCATGTTGGGGTAGCTGCTAAAGCTACTGCAGTCCGAACAAAAGCAAAGAAACCTGGAAGTAGTACTCGACCACCATCCAAATCCTACGATCACATAGCAGCAGAAAGAAAGCGGCGTGAGCAACTCAGCCAGCAATTCATTGCTCTTTCCGCCATGGTTCCTGGCCTCAAGAAG ATGGATAAAACTTCAGTTTTGGGAGATGCCATCAAGTACTTGAAATATCTACAGGAGAGAGTAAACACGCTAGAAGAAAAAACCACAAAGCAAACTGTGGAATCTGTAGTGCTTGTGAAGAAATCACAAGGACTTTTAGCTGAAGATGAGGGATCCTCAGATGAGACAGCTAACACCATTGATCAACTGTCATTACCTGAAATTGAAGTTAAAGTTTGTGACAAGAAAGTTCTGCTGAGAATTCGCTATGGAAATCAAACAGGGTTGCTGACCAAATTCATCTGTAAAGTAGAAAAACTCAATCTCACAGTCACAAATACTAGTGTTGCACAATTTCGAGATCTGGCTCTTGATATCACTATTATAGCCGAG ATGGATAAAGAATTCAACCTGACTGCGAAAGAACTGGCGAGATGTCTTCAATCTGCTCTTCTACCTGTCGAATTTCTGGGCAAGCAGACAAATAATGGTTAG
- the LOC113773844 gene encoding MADS-box protein AGL24-like — MGSGKKKIEIKKIEKESSRMVTFLKRCKGLFKKVRELQAKIGANVAVIVFSPAGNPYTMGNVSLFDNALNKGTGPASGDATFNGFDFEKGAKDANAFCASTSNGLREWLDGIDVDGCAEIEELLHMKEQLLVSRERIQGLIQ, encoded by the coding sequence ATGGGCTCCGGGAAGAAGAAGATAGaaatcaaaaaaattgaaaaggaaTCATCCCGAATGGTAACATTCTTGAAAAGATGCAAGGGTCTTTTCAAGAAAGTTCGAGAATTGCAAGCGAAAATTGGGGCCAACGTTGCCGTGATTGTCTTCTCGCCGGCCGGGAATCCCTACACGATGGGAAATGTATCGTTGTTTGATAATGCTCTGAACAAGGGTACCGGTCCTGCTTCTGGTGATGCTACATTTAATGGGTTCGATTTCGAGAAAGGTGCGAAGGATGCGAATGCTTTTTGTGCAAGTACGAGCAATGGTTTGAGGGAGTGGTTGGATGGGATAGACGTGGATGGTTGTGCTGAAATCGAGGAATTACTGCACATGAAAGAGCAGTTGCTAGTGTCTAGAGAGAGGATTCAGGGGCTAATTCAGTGA